In the Kwoniella mangroviensis CBS 8507 chromosome 3, whole genome shotgun sequence genome, one interval contains:
- a CDS encoding S-(hydroxymethyl)glutathione dehydrogenase — MSTEGKTITCKAAIAWEAGKPLSIEDVEVAPPKEGEVRIKILYTGICHTDAYTLSGKDPEGAFPVILGHEGGGIVESVGEGVDNVKVGDHVVPLYTAECRECKFCKSGKTNLCGRVRATQGKGVMPDGTSRFKCKGKDILHFMGTSTFSQYTVVSKFSVVTVNSKAPLEKACLLGCGITTGYGAATKTPGIEDSNVAVFGIGCVGLSILQGAKAKNAKRIIAIDTNDKKEEWAKKFGATDFVNPTQLPEGKSIVDWLVEETDGGLDFTFDATGNVKVMRSALEACHKGWGVCNVIGVAPAGAEISTRPFQLVTGRTWKGSAFGGVKGRTELPGIVDDYLAGTLWVDEFVTHHQDLEGINKGFDDMHAGGCIRCVVNMGFDDAP, encoded by the exons ATGTCGACCGAAGGAAAA ACTATCACTTGTAAAGCTGCCATTGCTTGGGAGGCAG GCAAGCCGCTCTCGATCGAGGATGTCGAAGTAGCTCCACccaaagaaggtgaagtcCGAATCAAGATCTTATA CACTGGTATCTGTCACAC CGACGCATACACCTTATCAGGCAAAGATCCCGAGGGTGCCTTCCCCGTCATTCTCGGAcatgaaggtggtggtatcgTCGAGTCTGTCGGTGAGGGTGTAGACAACGTCAAAGTCGGTGATCACGTTGTTCCACTTTACACTGCTG AATGCAGGGAGTGTAAATTCTgtaaatcaggtaaaaccaACCTCTGTGGACGAG TTCGAGCGACTCAAGGTAAAGGTGTGATGCCAGATGGCACCTCTAGATTCAAGTGTAAAGGAAAAGACATCCTACATTTC ATGGGCacatccaccttctctcaatACACCGTCGTCTCCAAATTCTCCGTCGTCACTGTCAACTCCAAAGCACCTCTTGAGAAAGCTTGTCTCCTGGGATGTGGTATCACCACCGGATACGGAGCAGCCACCAAGACGCCAGGTATCGAAGATTCCAATGTCGCGGTGTTTGGTATCGGCTGCGTGGGGTTGAGTATCCTGCAAGGTGCCAAAGCGAAGAATGCCAAGAGGATCATCGCGATTGATACTAAtgataagaaggaggaatgggCCAAGAAGTTCGGTGCGA CCGACTTCGTCAACCCCACCCAACTTCCTGAAGGCAAATCCATCGTTGACTGGTTGGTAGAAGAGACTGATGGTGGTCTTGACTTCACCTTTGATGCTACTGGTAAT GTCAAAGTGATGCGATCCGCGCTCGAAGCCTGTCACAAAGGTTGGGGTGTATGTAATGTCATCGGTGTCGCTCCTGCCGGTGCTGAGATCTCTACCCGACC ATTCCAACTC GTGACCGGTCGAACTTGGAAAGGATCTGCTTTCGGTGGTGTCAAAGGTCGAACTGAGTTACCAGGCATTGTCGATG ACTACCTCGCGGGTACACTCTGGGTAGACGAATTCGtcactcaccaccaagaCCTGGAAGGTATCAACAAAGGGTTCGATGATAtgcat GCCGGTGGCTGTATCCGATGTGTCGTCAACATGGGTTTCGATGATGCTCCTTAG